GAACGAATTGCTGCTTCGGATTATCAAATGAATACCCATGCTATTGGAGATTCGGCAAACATTGTGGTGTTGCGAGCCTATAAAAAGGCGCTGGAAGGAAAAGAAGATAGGCGTTGGAAAGTGGAACACGCCCAAGTAATCTCAGCACAGGATTTTGATTATTTTGAGAATGGAATTATCCCATCCATCCAACCTACTCATGCAACTAGTGATATGTACTGGGCGGAAGACCGTTTAGGAAAAGAACGGGTTAAAGGTGCATATGCCTTTAAAAAATTGTTGGACAAAGCAGGAACCGTAGCATTGGGAACCGACTTTCCCGTGGAGCAAGTGAGTCCATTCTTAACTTTTTATGCCGCTGTGGCAAGACAGGATTTAGACAACTATCCCGAAGGAGGTTTTCAAATGAAAGACGCCTTATCAAGAGAAGAAACGCTAAAAGGGATGACCATTTGGGCGGCACATTCCAATTTTGAAGAAGACGAAAAGGGAAGCATAGAAACTGGAAAAGTGGCCGATTTTGTAATCTTGAGCGATGATATCATGACAATTCCCGTGGAAGACATACCTAATCTTAAAGCAGAGCAGGTCTTTGTGGACGGTAAACAAGTTAAATAAAAAAGCGAGCCATTTGGCTCGCTTTTCTTTAATGCTTTATTTCTTTTGCTTAGAGGCTCATAGCTAAAGAAACACGTGTTGTTCCCCAGCCCATGATCATGTTTCCATCCTCATCAAAAGTGATTGAGAATGCCTCTAAAGATTCACTGTCAGTACTTGTCTTAGCACTAACCCTAGCTATATCAGCTGCCTTATCGTAAGAGTACGCTCCCCATTGATTTAGATTGCTGTTTAAAACTACTGTCCATTCGCCTTCCCCTGGAATAGTGAACAAAGCATAAGTTCCTGCTTTTACAGCAGTGCCACCAATAGTGGCATCTTTGTACAAAGTAATCTCTGGGGCTTCATTGGCTCCGGTTCTCCAAACCTTACCAGCAGGGGCAAGTTCAGAAACGCTACGTCCTTTTAATTGAGGACGACTGTAGATAATACGAACTGCTTTTTCAGAAACTCTGTAACTGGAAGGATATGCAGCAATGTCCGCGGGGCTTTTATCCAAACCACTGAATTTTTGTGCGGTTGCTTCCGTTGAAAAAACCAACGAAACGATTAAGAAAGTAAATAAAAATACATTTTTCATGATAGAAATTTTAGTTGTCCTCAAAACTAGGATGTTATTAAATGTTGTTTTTATAAAAAGACGTTAAAATTTAGCAACCTTACAAAGTGTTCATATTTCTTATTGGTATTACAATTTTGATATTAATTTTGTGATTTATTGATGTAAAACATTAAAAAATGAAACCTTTATGGTATTCAATGTTTTATTATTGAAAGTATACGGTAATATTTGTATTGAAATTGTTATAAAATAAAAATTATGTGCGGAATTGTATGTGCGTTTGATGTAAAGGAAAGTACAGAAGTATTAAGACCTCAACTTTTAGAAATGTCTAAAAAAGTGAGGCATAGAGGTCCAGATTGGAGTGGGATTTATGCAGATGACAAAGCGATATTGACCCATGAAAGGTTGGCGATAGTCGATCCTGCATCAGGAAAACAGCCATTGTTCAGTGAAGATGGGAAATTGATTTTAGCTGCCAATGGCGAAATTTATAACCACAGAGAATTAAGAAACCAGTTTGATGGGCGGTATGAATTTAAGACCGAATCGGATTGTGAAGTGATTTTGGCGCTCTATCAAGGAAAAGGAGTTGATTTTGTAGATGAGCTCAATGGTATTTTTGGTTTTGCGATTTATGACAGCGAAAAAGACGAATACTTTATTGCAAGGGATCATATGGGTATTATCCCACTTTACATAGGATGGGATAAAAACGGTACTTTTTATGTTGCTTCCGAACTTAAGGCGTTGGAAGGAACATGCTCAAAGATTGAACTGTTTCCTCCAGGACATTATTTGCATAGTTCGGATGGTGAATTTAAACGATGGTATACCAGGGATTGGATGGACTATGAAGCGGTAAAGGAGAACGAGACCAGTATACAAGAAATTAAAGATGCGCTTGAAGCTGCTGTGCACCGTCAATTAATGTCAGATGTGCCTTATGGAGTTTTACTATCCGGCGGATTGGATTCTTCGGTAACTTCTGCTATTGCAAAGAAGTATTCTCAAAAGCGAATTGAATCGGGAGATACAAAGGAAGCTTGGTGGCCTCAGCTGCATTCATTTTCGGTTGGTTTGGAAGGTTCCCCAGATTTAGCTGCTGCTCAAAAAGTAGCGGATCATATTGGAACCATCCATCATGAAATAAAATTTACCATTCAAGAAGGCCTAGATGCCATAAAAGATGTTGTTTACAACTTAGAGACTTATGATATTACCACGATAAGAGCATCGACGCCCATGTATTTAATGGCCAGGGTAATCAAATCTATGGGCATAAAAATGGTATTGTCAGGAGAAGGGGCAGATGAACTGTTTGGCGGATACCTGTATTTTCACAAGGCACCAAGCCCAAAAGACTTTCATGAAGAAACTGTAAGAAAACTGGATAAGTTGCATATGTATGATTGCCTTAGAGCCAATAAATCACTCGCAGCATGGGGAATTGAGGGGCGCGTTCCCTTCTTGGACAAGGAATTTATGGATGTAGCCATGCGTATCAATCCAAAAGATAAAATGATCAATGGAGAACGTATGGAGAAGTGGGTGGTTCGCAAAGCGTTCGAATCTTATCTTCCAGAAAGTGTAGCGTGGAGGCAAAAGGAGCAATTTTCGGATGGTGTGGGATATAGTTGGATCGATACTTTAAAGAAAATAGTGAATGAAGAGGTCAGCGATGAAAAACTAGCAAATGCACATTTTAAGTTTCCCATTCAAACACCAACCTCAAAGGAAGAATATTATTATCGCTCCATATTTGAAGGTCATTTTCCTTCTGATGCCGCTGCATCGAGCGTTCCCCAAGAGCCTTCAGTGGCTTGTAGTACAAAAATTGCATTGGAATGGGACGAGGCATTCAAAAACATGAACGATCCATCAGGTAGGGCCGTGGCTAACGTTCATGAAGATGCCTATATGAAATAACCAACCAATTATAGTTTATGATGTAGGAGGATGTAGTTTTGTTTCATTTTCTATTAGTCGGAAGAGCCCCTTGAAAGAGGGGCTCTTTAATTTAAAAAGACAAAAATGAAAGCGGTAAATATTATCCATGTTTTTCACATTTTTTGTTGATAACTTAAAGAGGTGAAACTGCCCCAACTGCCTAATTCCAAAGGGGATTACTTATATTTGTAGGATTTGAAAATTTCAAAGCTAATACAAAGAATTATATGAGCGAAGAAGCTAAAAAAAATCAATATTCAGCAGATAGTATCCAAGCCCTTGAAGGAATGGAGCATGTACGTATGCGACCTTCCATGTACATTGGTGATGTTGGGGTAAGAGGATTGCATCATTTGGTTTATGAAGTAGTGGACAATTCCATTGATGAGGCCATGGGTGGCTATTGTGACACGATCCATGTAACGATCAACGAAGATAATTCCATAACGACTAAAGATAACGGTAGGGGAATTCCCGTAGGACTTCACAAGAAAGAAGGTGTTTCTGCTTTGGAAGTGGTTATGACCAAGATTGGAGCAGGAGGTAAGTTTGATAAAGACTCCTATAAAGTTTCAGGTGGACTTCATGGTGTTGGTGTCTCCGTTGTAAATGCATTGTCGGTTCATTTAAAAGCAACCGTAAATCGAGAAGGGAAAATCTGGGAGCAGGAATATGAAAGGGGAAAAACCCTTTATCCCGTAAAGAGTACTGGTGAGAGTAAAGAGACCGGTACAGAGGTGACTTTTTCTCCTGACCCAACCATATTTGCCCAGACCACTGAGTATAACTATGAAACCCTTTCAAATAGAATGCGTGAGCTTTCTTATTTGAATAAGGGTGTGACCATCACATTAACAGATAGAAGAAATAAGGACGAAAAGGGTGAATTTATATCCGAAACTTTTTATTCTGAAGAAGGATTAAAGGAGTTTATCAAATTTTTGGATGGAAACCGCGAACCTCTCATTCAGAGTGTGATTTCAATGGAAGGGGAGAAAAATGGGATTCCCGTAGAAGTAGCCATGGTTTACAACACGGGCTACACTGAGAATCTTCATTCCTATGTGAACAATATCAACACCCATGAAGGAGGAACCCATTTATCGGGCTTTAGAAGAGGATTGACCTCTACACTAAAGAAATATGCAGATGGTTCTGGTATGTTGGATAAATTGAAGTTTGAGGTTGCAGGCGATGATTTTCGTGAGGGACTGACAGCAATTGTATCTGTAAAAGTTGCAGAACCCCAGTTTGAAGGTCAGACAAAAACAAAGCTTGGTAATCGTGAGGTAACCAGTGCTGTAAGTCAGGCTGTTTCTGAGATGTTGACGAATTATTTGGAAGAGCATCCAGACGATGCCAAATCTGTAGTTCAAAAAGTAATTCTTGCTGCTCAGGCACGCCATGCCGCTGCTAAAGCTCGTGAGATGGTACAGCGTAAAAACCCAATGACAGGTGGGGGCTTACCAGGAAAATTATCCGATTGCTCAGAACAAGACCCAACAAAATGCGAAGTGTTTCTGGTAGAGGGAGATTCTGCAGGGGGAACTGCCAAACAAGGAAGAGATAGAAACTTTCAGGCTATTTTGCCATTGCGTGGTAAAATCTTGAACGTTGAAAAAGCTATGCAGCACAAGGTTTTCGAAAATGAGGAAATCAAAAATATATACACAGCCCTTGGTGTAACCATAGGTACAGAAGAAGATAGTAAAGCCTTGAATCTTGAAAAATTAAGATACCATAAGGTAGTGATCATGTGTGATGCCGATGTGGATGGTAGCCATATTGAAACACTTATACTTACATTCTTCTTTAGATATATGCGTGAGCTCATTGAAGGAGGACACGTTTATATAGCTACACCTCCTTTATACTTGGTCAAAAAAGGCGCAAAACGCAGGTATGCCTGGAATGATGAAGAGCGTGATGAGATAATCGCATCTATGAACGGAGGAGCAAGCATACAGCGTTATAAAGGTCTTGGTGAAATGAACGCGGAACAATTATGGGATACTACGATGAATCCGGAATTTAGAACATTGCGTCAAGTGAGCATAGATAATGCTACGGAATCGGACCGAATATTCTCCATGTTGATGGGAGATGAGGTGCCTCCAAGGAGGGAGTTTATAGAGAAAAATGCCGTCTATGCGAACATAGATGTATAAATAACCTTTATTTCACAACAAAAACTCGCTCTAACAAAGCGAGTTTTTTAGTTTTAAGAAAAATTTTACAAAATGAAAAGAATCTTTCTTTTATGTACGTTATGTAGTTTTTCTTTTGGAATATCACAATCCAACCTTAATGACCTTTTGGCTGCGGGGCTTAATGACGCCGAACGGTTTTCTACAGATTACTTGGCGCCAGTAACAGAAGCCGGTATTTATAGTATATCCAATGGCTGGTACAATACAGCCGATGCAAAACCCTTGGGAGGTTTTGAAATCTCTATTATTGGAAACCTAACAGGATTTAAAAATAAGGATGACAAAAAAGCATTCAATTTAGATACAGCCGACTATGAAAATCTCCGTTTTGCAGACGGAAGTGCTTCAAAAGAAGTAGCAACCGCGCTGGGCGATATAGATGGAGTTATAGTTGCAGTAGATGCAACTGTTGAAGGACAAACTATTAGCACGCAATTTGAACTGCCCACAGGTTTGGGAGATGATATAAATTTTGTGCCTTCAGGCTTTATACAGGCAAGCGTGGGTTTGATTAAGGGTACGGAAATAAAAGCAAGGTTCTTGCCCAAAATAGATACGGATGATGTGGCTATCGGACTTTTTGGTGTTGGTATACAACATGATTTCACCAAACATCTGCCAGCGGATAAAATGTTGCCCGTTGCCATATCAGGTGTTATAGGGTATACCAGATTAAAAGGCGAGTATGATTTTACAAGCACAGATTTGATAAATGGAGAGAATCAAAGGCTTGATGCACAATTCAATTCTTGGAATTTTAGTGCCGTTGTTTCAACGCGTTTGCCGATAATCAATTTTTATGGAGGCTTAAGTTACATAACAGGAAAGTCGGATATAGATCTTTTGGGAACATATGAAGTAGGTCCTGTTGGTACACCAATCGTTTACACCGACCCATTTTC
The nucleotide sequence above comes from Flagellimonas sp. HMM57. Encoded proteins:
- a CDS encoding DUF2911 domain-containing protein, with the translated sequence MKNVFLFTFLIVSLVFSTEATAQKFSGLDKSPADIAAYPSSYRVSEKAVRIIYSRPQLKGRSVSELAPAGKVWRTGANEAPEITLYKDATIGGTAVKAGTYALFTIPGEGEWTVVLNSNLNQWGAYSYDKAADIARVSAKTSTDSESLEAFSITFDEDGNMIMGWGTTRVSLAMSL
- the asnB gene encoding asparagine synthase B — protein: MCGIVCAFDVKESTEVLRPQLLEMSKKVRHRGPDWSGIYADDKAILTHERLAIVDPASGKQPLFSEDGKLILAANGEIYNHRELRNQFDGRYEFKTESDCEVILALYQGKGVDFVDELNGIFGFAIYDSEKDEYFIARDHMGIIPLYIGWDKNGTFYVASELKALEGTCSKIELFPPGHYLHSSDGEFKRWYTRDWMDYEAVKENETSIQEIKDALEAAVHRQLMSDVPYGVLLSGGLDSSVTSAIAKKYSQKRIESGDTKEAWWPQLHSFSVGLEGSPDLAAAQKVADHIGTIHHEIKFTIQEGLDAIKDVVYNLETYDITTIRASTPMYLMARVIKSMGIKMVLSGEGADELFGGYLYFHKAPSPKDFHEETVRKLDKLHMYDCLRANKSLAAWGIEGRVPFLDKEFMDVAMRINPKDKMINGERMEKWVVRKAFESYLPESVAWRQKEQFSDGVGYSWIDTLKKIVNEEVSDEKLANAHFKFPIQTPTSKEEYYYRSIFEGHFPSDAAASSVPQEPSVACSTKIALEWDEAFKNMNDPSGRAVANVHEDAYMK
- the gyrB gene encoding DNA topoisomerase (ATP-hydrolyzing) subunit B gives rise to the protein MSEEAKKNQYSADSIQALEGMEHVRMRPSMYIGDVGVRGLHHLVYEVVDNSIDEAMGGYCDTIHVTINEDNSITTKDNGRGIPVGLHKKEGVSALEVVMTKIGAGGKFDKDSYKVSGGLHGVGVSVVNALSVHLKATVNREGKIWEQEYERGKTLYPVKSTGESKETGTEVTFSPDPTIFAQTTEYNYETLSNRMRELSYLNKGVTITLTDRRNKDEKGEFISETFYSEEGLKEFIKFLDGNREPLIQSVISMEGEKNGIPVEVAMVYNTGYTENLHSYVNNINTHEGGTHLSGFRRGLTSTLKKYADGSGMLDKLKFEVAGDDFREGLTAIVSVKVAEPQFEGQTKTKLGNREVTSAVSQAVSEMLTNYLEEHPDDAKSVVQKVILAAQARHAAAKAREMVQRKNPMTGGGLPGKLSDCSEQDPTKCEVFLVEGDSAGGTAKQGRDRNFQAILPLRGKILNVEKAMQHKVFENEEIKNIYTALGVTIGTEEDSKALNLEKLRYHKVVIMCDADVDGSHIETLILTFFFRYMRELIEGGHVYIATPPLYLVKKGAKRRYAWNDEERDEIIASMNGGASIQRYKGLGEMNAEQLWDTTMNPEFRTLRQVSIDNATESDRIFSMLMGDEVPPRREFIEKNAVYANIDV
- a CDS encoding DUF6588 family protein, producing the protein MKRIFLLCTLCSFSFGISQSNLNDLLAAGLNDAERFSTDYLAPVTEAGIYSISNGWYNTADAKPLGGFEISIIGNLTGFKNKDDKKAFNLDTADYENLRFADGSASKEVATALGDIDGVIVAVDATVEGQTISTQFELPTGLGDDINFVPSGFIQASVGLIKGTEIKARFLPKIDTDDVAIGLFGVGIQHDFTKHLPADKMLPVAISGVIGYTRLKGEYDFTSTDLINGENQRLDAQFNSWNFSAVVSTRLPIINFYGGLSYITGKSDIDLLGTYEVGPVGTPIVYTDPFSIENKVNGVTANVGTKLKLGFFRLNADYNIAEFNTLTFGINFGFR